The genomic segment CTGGACGCACTTTCCCGAGCGGATACCCGAACTCGACCACGTCTACCTCGACGAGGAGCCGACACCGCGTCGCCTGCTTCGCGCCCAGCTCGTGGGCGACATGGCACTCCTCCAGATCGAGGGTATTTCGACACGCAACGACGCTGAGGCCTTGCGCGGTACGGTGGTGCGGATCGACCGGAGCCAGGCAGCTCCGCTCGGGGAGGACGAGTATTATCACTTCGAGATTCTCGGTCTCCGGGTCGTCGACGAGACAGGGAACGACCTCGGCACGGTCGTCGAGATCCTCGAAACGGGCGCGAACGACGTCTACGTCGTCCAGCAACCGGACGGCAGCGAACTTCTGCTTCCGGCTATCCGCTCGGTGATCCTCGAAGTCGACCTCGAGCGTCAGCGCCTGGTCGTTCGCCCACCGCAGTATTACGGTGAAGAGTGACCACGCCGCTCGCGCAAGACCTGCCAGACCTGCTCGACTGGAACGCCGCATGCCTGCAGCAGGACGAGCAGGTGGTACAGCAGGTCGGCCGCTTCGCGCGCGAGCGGCTCCGGCTCGCCATTCTTGGCCGCGACGATCACTTCGGCCGCTTCCTCGCCGATCTTGCGCGCGATCCGGTCGACCCCGGCAGCGAGCAGCGCACTCGTGTAGGAACCAGGCTGGGGATCGGCTGCCCGCGCCGCGATGACACGGGCGACTTCGTCGACGATCGCAGCGCTTTCTGGTGCCGCTTCGAGACGCGCCAGTGGTTCGGTATCGAAGCAGCTCGTCTTCCCGGTGTGGCAGGTCGGTCCATGCGGTCGCACACGAGCGAGCAGCGCATCACCATCGCAGTCGACACGCAACTCGACCAGTTCGAGGACGTGGCCGGACGTCTCGCCCTTCATCCAGAGTCGCTGGCGACTCCGACTCCAGAAATGGACGCGACCCGTCTCCAGGGTACGGCGTACCGCCTCGGCGTTCGCGTAGCCGACCATCCGCACCTGGCCGGTCGCTGCGTCCTGCACGATCACCGGAACGAGGCCATCGGCACCGAACCGGATGGCACTCAGCACACTTGCGACCGTCTCTTCGGCCATCACGTTTCCCATCAATCGGCTGGCGACAAGCTCGGTTCGGCAGTCGGCACGCCGCGCACGCTCCGGCCGATCGCGCGCGCCACTGCCGCGAGCTTGGGCATGACAGCTGCGAAGTTCTCCGGTGTGAGCGATTGTGCACCGTCGGAGAGTGCGTGGTCAGGGTTCGGATGCACCTCGACGATGATCCCATCGGCACCAGCGGCCACGGCCGCCAGCATCATCGGCGGGACGAGATACCAGCGCCCCGTCCCATGGCTCGGATCGACGATGATCGGGAGATGGCTCAGGTGCTTGACAGCTGGGACAGCGTTGAGATCGAGCGTATTGCGCGTGAACGTCTCGAAGGTGCGGATACCCCGCTCGCACAGGATGACCTGCTCGTTCCCTTGCGCGGCGATGTACTCAGCCGCGAGCAACCACTCTTCGATCTGCACCGACATACCACGCTTGAGCAAGACCGGCTTCTTGGCGCGACCGACCGCCTCCAGGAGCAGGTAGTTCTGGCAATTCCGGGCACCGATCTGGAGCACGTCCGCATATTCCGCAACCAGATCGACGTGCTCGGGGCTGAGTACTTCCGTCACGATCGGGAGTCCCGTTTCCTCGCGAGCCTTGGCCAGTAACTTGAGCCCCTGCTCGCCGAGCCCGCGGAATTCATAAGGGGACGTCCGGGGCTTGAAGGCACCACCGCGTAGCATACTGGCTCCGGCCGCCTTGACGGCCTGCGCCGTCTCGATGATCTGGCGTTCGTTCTCGACCGAGCAGGGCCCGGCGATGACGACCACCTCGTTCCCGCCGATCGTGACATCGCGGACCTGGATCACGGTATCGAGCGGATAGAACTCGCGGCTGACGAGCTTGTACCGCTTGCTGACACGGATCACCTCCTCGACACCGGGCAGGCGCTCCAGCGCCTCCTTGAGCGTATCGGGAAGCGGCGATCCCACGACACCGATCACCATCCGCTCTGCACCCGGTGCCAGCTTCGTCTGAAAACCGAACTCGGCGACCCGATCGATGACCGCTTGGATCTGCTCCTTCGTCGCCCCTGGCTGCATCACGACGATCATCGGTCCATCCCTCCCGCTCCTCGACGGTCTTCGCTGATCCACGTCGGTTCGTGGCCGAATTCTGGCCGCAACACTCGCGCCCCGCGCAGATAGACGTGCCGGATCTCGCGCGGCGATTTTTCCGTGTTGACGTGCATGAGGACCCGCACGACCCCTTGCGGTGCGCCGGGTACGTCCATCTCGTGGGCACAGAGAAGCGGCACGTGTACCCAACCGAGTTCCCGCGCAGCGACCGCCGGAAAGGCCGCATTGAGGTCGCGCGTCGTGGTGAAGATGATGCTGGCGATCTGGTCCGGTTCGATGTCATTCGCTTCCACGAGTGCGAGGAGCAACTCGCGGGTCGCGCTCACGATCGCTTCAGCGGTGTTCGCCTCCACGGTCGTCGCACCGCGGATACCACGGCACTGGAGCATCGTCGCCTACGACCCCTCCCCCACCGTCGCGGCGGTACCCGTTCGCAACCAGGCGATGAACGCTTCGGCTGCCGCTGCACGCTCGCCTGGATCGGCTGTCGCGATCCGATCCAGAAGCGCACTCCCGACCACGACCGCATCGACCAGCTCGCGTGCCTGGGCCACGTGTTCCGGTCGCGAGATGCCGAAACCGAGCGCAAGCGGCAAATCTGTCACAGCACGGACGCGTCCCAGGAATTCGGGAAGATCCTCCGGCAAGCGATCGCGCGCGCCAGTGACCCCCGTCAGGGAGACACAGTAGAGAAAGCCGCTCGCACGAACAGCAACTTCGCGAAGATGCCGCTCCGTACTGGTCGGCGCGACCATGAAGATCAGATCGCGCCCCGCTGCCCGACACAAGGCATGCAGTTCATCGCTCTCGATCGGTGGTAGGTCCGGCACGATCACACCGTCGACGCCGACTTCGACGCACGCACGCACGAACCGCTCCAGCCCATACTGGAGCAGTGGGTTGAAGTATCCCATGAAGACGAACGGTACGTCAACACCTGCTTCGCGCAGCCGCGCCGCGGTGTCCAGGCAATACCGGACCGTCACGCCGTTGTGGAGCGCGACGTGGCTCGCCCGCTGGATCGTTACACCGTCCGCCAACGGATCGGAGAACGGGATACCGAGTTCGATCGCACAGGCACCACCACGGACCAATGCCGGTACCAGCTCCAGCACACTCTCCCGCTCCGGGTACCCGATGGTGAGATAGGGAATGATCCCGAGTTCACCCCGTGCCCGCAGCGCGGCGAACGTCTCGGCGATCCGGCTCTCGTTCCTGGTCACAGCGTCACCCCCAGAGCGCTGGCTACGGTCTGTATGTCCTTGTCACCGCGGCCCGACAGGTTGACGACGATGATCTGGTCGCGTGGTCGCTCGCGCGCGAGCCGGACCGCCAGTGCGACAGCGTGCGCCGACTCCAGTGCCGGGATGATCCCTTCGGTCCGGCAGAGCAGCTGGAACGCCTCGAGCGCCTCGGCATCGGTGATCGGGTGATAGTGCGCGCGCCCAGCCGTCTTGAGGTAGGCGTGCTCGGGCCCAACGCCGGGATAGTCCAGTCCGGCTGCGATGCTGTGTGCCTCGATGATCTGCCCGTCCTCGTCCTGGAGCACGAACGACCGGGACCCGTGCAACACACCGACGCGGCCAGCTGTCAGACTCGCAGCATGACGGCCGGTCTCCAGCCCTTCACCGGCTGCCTCCGCGCCGTGCAGTTCCACCTGCTCGTCGTCGAGGAAGGCCGAGAAGATGCCGATCGCATTCGAACCACCGCCGACGCAAGCGACCACGGCGTCCGGAAGACGCCCGGTCATCTCCAGGACCTGCTGGCGTGTCTCACGGCCGATCACGGACTGGAAGTCGCGCACCATCATCGGATACGGGTGCATCCCAGCGACAGACCCGACGAGATAGTACGTCGTGCGCACGTTGGTCACCCAGTCGCGGATCGCTTCGTTCATCGCGTCCTTGAGCGTGCGGCTCCCCGAACGCACCGGCCGGACTTCCGCACCGAGGAGCTTCATGCGAAACACGTTGAGCGACTGACGCTGCACATCGAGTTCGCCCATGTAGACGACGCATTCCAACCCGAGCATCGCGCACACTGTCGCCGTCGCCACCCCGTGCTGGCCGGCGCCGGTCTCGGCGATGACGCGCGGCTTGCCCATCCGCTTGGCGAGTAACCCCTGACCGACCGCATTGTTGATCTTGTGCGCGCCGGTATGGGCCAGATCCTCGCGCTTGAGGAAAATCCGCGCCCCGCCGACCTTCTCGGTCAGGCTCGCTGCGTAGTACAGGGGTGTCGGTCGTCCGACGAAATCGCGGAGCAGTCGCTCGAACTCGGCCTGGAAAGCGGGGTCCCGGCGAGCGTCCTCGTAGGCTTCGATCAGCTCCTCGATCGCCGGAAGCAACGTGACCGGAGCGTAGATGCCGCCGAATTCTCCGAAACGCCCACGCTCGTCCGGGAGCTGCCGTGCGCGCTGCACCGATGTCGTCATCTCGTTCCTCCACTTTCCGTTCGTGCCGTCTCGAAAAGGCGCGCGAAAGCGGTACGCGCCGCTGCCACGAACGCGTGCATCCGGTCAGGGTCCTTTTTCCCGACAACTTCGATACCGCTCGAGACGTCCACTCCGAAGGGCCGTACCGCCGCGATCGCCTCGGCGACATTCTCCGCTCGCAGTCCACCGGCCAGGATCACGGGGAACTCGCGAGCGATTGCGGCAGCGACCGACCAGTCGAACGTCTCTCCTGTTCCCCCAGCCATTCGCGGATGGTAGGTATCGAGGACGACCGCGTACGGTGTCGGCTCACCAGCGAAATACGACGCGACCCGCTGCCGAACGGCCTCGACCGTCTCGCCAACTCGCACCCGGATGGCCTTGAGCACTGGCCAACCGAGTACGCGCACCACCTCAGGCGGCTCGCTCCCGTGCAGTTGCACCGCGTCGAGTTGCAGGAGCACGGCGACCTGCTGAATCTCCT from the Thermomicrobium sp. 4228-Ro genome contains:
- the rimM gene encoding ribosome maturation factor RimM (Essential for efficient processing of 16S rRNA), whose product is MTRSNHSHQRRPERPDLPERLSIGRIVGAHGVRGTVKLRIWTHFPERIPELDHVYLDEEPTPRRLLRAQLVGDMALLQIEGISTRNDAEALRGTVVRIDRSQAAPLGEDEYYHFEILGLRVVDETGNDLGTVVEILETGANDVYVVQQPDGSELLLPAIRSVILEVDLERQRLVVRPPQYYGEE
- a CDS encoding phosphoribosylanthranilate isomerase; amino-acid sequence: MPGIVKLCGMRTPEDALAAAEAGADFIGLVFAPSPRRVTLEEAAVICRVVRAVSQPPRIVGLFVDAPVEEIQQVAVLLQLDAVQLHGSEPPEVVRVLGWPVLKAIRVRVGETVEAVRQRVASYFAGEPTPYAVVLDTYHPRMAGGTGETFDWSVAAAIAREFPVILAGGLRAENVAEAIAAVRPFGVDVSSGIEVVGKKDPDRMHAFVAAARTAFARLFETARTESGGTR
- the aroF gene encoding 3-deoxy-7-phosphoheptulonate synthase — its product is MIVVMQPGATKEQIQAVIDRVAEFGFQTKLAPGAERMVIGVVGSPLPDTLKEALERLPGVEEVIRVSKRYKLVSREFYPLDTVIQVRDVTIGGNEVVVIAGPCSVENERQIIETAQAVKAAGASMLRGGAFKPRTSPYEFRGLGEQGLKLLAKAREETGLPIVTEVLSPEHVDLVAEYADVLQIGARNCQNYLLLEAVGRAKKPVLLKRGMSVQIEEWLLAAEYIAAQGNEQVILCERGIRTFETFTRNTLDLNAVPAVKHLSHLPIIVDPSHGTGRWYLVPPMMLAAVAAGADGIIVEVHPNPDHALSDGAQSLTPENFAAVMPKLAAVARAIGRSVRGVPTAEPSLSPAD
- the hisIE gene encoding bifunctional phosphoribosyl-AMP cyclohydrolase/phosphoribosyl-ATP diphosphatase HisIE encodes the protein MAEETVASVLSAIRFGADGLVPVIVQDAATGQVRMVGYANAEAVRRTLETGRVHFWSRSRQRLWMKGETSGHVLELVELRVDCDGDALLARVRPHGPTCHTGKTSCFDTEPLARLEAAPESAAIVDEVARVIAARAADPQPGSYTSALLAAGVDRIARKIGEEAAEVIVAAKNGEPEPLAREAADLLYHLLVLLQACGVPVEQVWQVLRERRGHSSP
- the trpB gene encoding tryptophan synthase subunit beta; its protein translation is MTTSVQRARQLPDERGRFGEFGGIYAPVTLLPAIEELIEAYEDARRDPAFQAEFERLLRDFVGRPTPLYYAASLTEKVGGARIFLKREDLAHTGAHKINNAVGQGLLAKRMGKPRVIAETGAGQHGVATATVCAMLGLECVVYMGELDVQRQSLNVFRMKLLGAEVRPVRSGSRTLKDAMNEAIRDWVTNVRTTYYLVGSVAGMHPYPMMVRDFQSVIGRETRQQVLEMTGRLPDAVVACVGGGSNAIGIFSAFLDDEQVELHGAEAAGEGLETGRHAASLTAGRVGVLHGSRSFVLQDEDGQIIEAHSIAAGLDYPGVGPEHAYLKTAGRAHYHPITDAEALEAFQLLCRTEGIIPALESAHAVALAVRLARERPRDQIIVVNLSGRGDKDIQTVASALGVTL
- the trpA gene encoding tryptophan synthase subunit alpha yields the protein MTRNESRIAETFAALRARGELGIIPYLTIGYPERESVLELVPALVRGGACAIELGIPFSDPLADGVTIQRASHVALHNGVTVRYCLDTAARLREAGVDVPFVFMGYFNPLLQYGLERFVRACVEVGVDGVIVPDLPPIESDELHALCRAAGRDLIFMVAPTSTERHLREVAVRASGFLYCVSLTGVTGARDRLPEDLPEFLGRVRAVTDLPLALGFGISRPEHVAQARELVDAVVVGSALLDRIATADPGERAAAAEAFIAWLRTGTAATVGEGS
- the aroH gene encoding chorismate mutase, with translation MLQCRGIRGATTVEANTAEAIVSATRELLLALVEANDIEPDQIASIIFTTTRDLNAAFPAVAARELGWVHVPLLCAHEMDVPGAPQGVVRVLMHVNTEKSPREIRHVYLRGARVLRPEFGHEPTWISEDRRGAGGMDR